The Azotosporobacter soli DNA segment CATCGTCGGCAAACGTCATTATCTGCTCGCTCAGGAAATCCGCAAAACGCTGGCTGAATATGAAGAGCTGAAAGACATCATCGCGATGCTCGGCATCGAAGAGATCTCGAAGGAGAATCAGCGCACCGTGCGCCGCGCACGCAAACTCGAACGTTTTCTGACGCAGCCGTTCGTCACAACCGAACAGTTTTCCGGCATTCCAGGCAAATTGGTCAGCACGCAGGAAGCGCTCGACGGCTGCGAGAAGATTTTGCAGGATGCTTTTGACGATTTGCCGGAAAGCGCTTTTTATATGGTCGGTTCCATCGGCGAGGTCGAAGCGAAACGAAAGGAGCAGGCGGATGGAAAACGAAGCGATGCGCCTTAAAATTACCCTGCCGCATCAAATCTTACTTCAGCAGGAAGATGTCTTACGCATCGTCATCGAAACAACCCAAGGTTCGCTGGGCTTGTTGCCGCGCCGTTTGGACTGCGTCCTCACGTTACAGCCAGGCATCATGATTTATGAAACCGCAGCAGACGGCGAACGATATTTAGCCCTTGATACCGGAGTTCTGGTCAAATGCGGTTCCCAAGTATCCATAGCCGTTCGTCGCGCGGTCAGCGGCGTTGCATTTGAGGAACTTGAACAGGCGGTGCGACGCGATTTTTTAAACGTCGATGAACATGAGCAGAGCGTCAGAAGCGCACTGCAACGTTTGGAAAGCGGCTTCATCCGCCGTTTCATGGAGTTGAAGAGACATGAGTAAAAAAAATGACGGCAACGATAAAACCTTGCCCGGCATCATTCAACGCCAAGCCGCACGTAAGGCAAAGTCCAGGCAGGACAAACGCCGCCATCTTTGGTTCGGCTTTTCCGTCTTCGGCGTCATCGGTTGGTCTGTCGCCCTCCCCTGCCTGCTCGGCGCCGCGCTCGGCCTGTGGCTCGATGACCACTACCCGCGCCAACAGCCGTGGACCTTGGCTTTGCTCTTGGCCGGTCTCTGTCTGGGCTGCGTGAACGCCTGGAACATCCTCGAAAAGCAACGCGGCAAAATCAAGCAAAACGGAGATGATAAGCATGACTGAAGCGCTTTCTTTATTGCTTGCTTTTCTTATCGGACTATTGGCCGGCGTTTTTTTCTTCGGCGGCTTATGGTGGACCGTAAAGCGTTCGCTTACCGTGCGTCAGCCGCACCTCTTTCTGTTTCAAAGCTTCGTCCTGCGCAGCAGCGTTGTTTTACTGGCGCTGTACCTCTGTACCGCCACGGAATTTCCGCGAATCATCAGCTACATGTTCGGTTTTTTACTCACCCGGCATCTAGTGCTGCGCCGCTTGCGCATCACTCCTGCCGGACAGCCGGAAAGGAGGCTGCTATGAATCTTACGCCGGATCAGATTATCTTTTGGCAATACGGTTTTCTCAACTTGAATCTTACGATTGTGATGACCTGGCTGATCGGCGCCATCCTGACGCTCAGCTCCTGGCTGATCACCCGTCATGTTTCCCGCCAGCTTCAAGTTGCACCCTGGCAGAATCTGGCCGAAACCATCATCCTCTTCGTACGCAAACAAATCTGCGAAGTCGGCCTGCCAACACCGGATCGTTATTTAAGTCTGCTGGTCACGCTCTTTCTCTTCATTGCCTTGTCCGCATTGCTGACGATCATCCCCGGTTATGAAGCGCCGACCGGTTCACTCTCCACCACGACCGGGCTCGCCATTTTGATCTTTATTGCCGTTCCGGCTTACGGCATCCACGAACGCGGCCTTGGCAGCTATTTGAAACATTATGTTGAACCTACGCCGGTCATGCTGCCGTTTAACATCCTCACCGAGTTATCACGCACGCTGGCTTTGGCGGTGCGGCTATTCGGCAATATGCTAAGCGATACGATGATCCTGGCCATCGTGCTGATCATCGCACCGCTCTTCTTTCCGATCATCGTACAGCTGCTCGGCTTATTGACCGGTTTTGTTCAGGCCTATATCTTTACGATTTTGGCCATGGTCTATATTGCGGCCGCCGTAAGCGGCAAGGAAGGCTAATGACAAGGAGGGGGAAACTATGGATAGTATCGCAATGGTTGCCGTCGCCTCTATTCTTTCCGCCGGCATCACGATGGGCATCGGCAGTCTCGGCCCGGCGATCGGACAGGGCAAGGCGATCGCCAGCGCGCTCGCCTCAATTGCGCAGCAGCCCGACGAAGCGGGAACCGTAACTCGTACGCTCTTCATCGGTCTGGCGATGATCGAATCGCTGGCCATTTACTGTTTCGTCATCTCGATGATTTTGCTCTTCGCCAATCCGTTTTGGCAGTATGTCATAACAAAAATGGGGGGATGATGCATGCTGATCGATTGGTTTACCGTCATCGCCCAAATGATCAATTTTCTAATATTAATCTGGCT contains these protein-coding regions:
- a CDS encoding F0F1 ATP synthase subunit epsilon, with protein sequence MENEAMRLKITLPHQILLQQEDVLRIVIETTQGSLGLLPRRLDCVLTLQPGIMIYETAADGERYLALDTGVLVKCGSQVSIAVRRAVSGVAFEELEQAVRRDFLNVDEHEQSVRSALQRLESGFIRRFMELKRHE
- a CDS encoding AtpZ/AtpI family protein, producing the protein MSKKNDGNDKTLPGIIQRQAARKAKSRQDKRRHLWFGFSVFGVIGWSVALPCLLGAALGLWLDDHYPRQQPWTLALLLAGLCLGCVNAWNILEKQRGKIKQNGDDKHD
- a CDS encoding ATP synthase subunit I, with the protein product MTEALSLLLAFLIGLLAGVFFFGGLWWTVKRSLTVRQPHLFLFQSFVLRSSVVLLALYLCTATEFPRIISYMFGFLLTRHLVLRRLRITPAGQPERRLL
- a CDS encoding F0F1 ATP synthase subunit A, whose amino-acid sequence is MNLTPDQIIFWQYGFLNLNLTIVMTWLIGAILTLSSWLITRHVSRQLQVAPWQNLAETIILFVRKQICEVGLPTPDRYLSLLVTLFLFIALSALLTIIPGYEAPTGSLSTTTGLAILIFIAVPAYGIHERGLGSYLKHYVEPTPVMLPFNILTELSRTLALAVRLFGNMLSDTMILAIVLIIAPLFFPIIVQLLGLLTGFVQAYIFTILAMVYIAAAVSGKEG
- a CDS encoding F0F1 ATP synthase subunit C, producing MDSIAMVAVASILSAGITMGIGSLGPAIGQGKAIASALASIAQQPDEAGTVTRTLFIGLAMIESLAIYCFVISMILLFANPFWQYVITKMGG